Proteins from a genomic interval of Actinoalloteichus hymeniacidonis:
- a CDS encoding VTT domain-containing protein — translation MSAAFGVSVLSAVLPLISIELFIVALMLNKPETSWWQLALVVASGQILGKLLYYFVGRGTVGLPKFLHREKKPSGRWARRLDGFRSACHDRPVWTTGVLLTSSFVSLPPFVAVSVVAGVARVPLRLFIATGLAGRFVRFSLVASVPGVLGAWWF, via the coding sequence ATGTCCGCAGCCTTCGGCGTCTCGGTTCTCTCGGCGGTGCTTCCGCTGATCAGCATCGAGTTGTTCATCGTCGCGCTGATGCTCAACAAACCGGAGACCTCGTGGTGGCAACTCGCCCTGGTGGTCGCCTCCGGTCAGATCCTCGGCAAGCTGCTCTACTACTTCGTCGGCCGAGGCACGGTGGGCTTACCGAAGTTCCTGCACCGGGAGAAGAAGCCGTCCGGCCGCTGGGCGAGGCGATTAGACGGTTTCCGATCGGCCTGTCACGACCGGCCGGTCTGGACGACAGGCGTGTTGTTGACCAGCTCGTTCGTCAGTCTGCCGCCGTTCGTCGCCGTCTCGGTGGTCGCCGGGGTGGCACGAGTCCCGCTCCGTCTGTTCATCGCCACCGGATTGGCGGGACGATTCGTCCGCTTCTCGCTGGTGGCCTCGGTCCCCGGGGTACTGGGGGCGTGGTGGTTCTGA
- the dapB gene encoding 4-hydroxy-tetrahydrodipicolinate reductase: MSGAETVGEPIKVGVIGGRGRMGSEVCRAVEAAPDLTLVSVVDVGDRREDLVDAGVQVVVDFTHPDAVLDNIHFCIEQGIHAVVGTSGLDQQRLDAIRDSLRSRPELGVLIAPNFAIGAVLMGRFAEIAARHFESVEVIELHHPKKADAPSGTADHTARAIAAARRAAGLGAAPDATTKESAGARGAEVDGVRVHSVRLAGLVAHQEVLFGTEGETLTLRHDSLDRKSFMPGVLLAVRKVSTVPGLTVGIEGLLEL, from the coding sequence ATGAGCGGGGCCGAGACCGTGGGTGAGCCGATCAAGGTCGGCGTGATCGGTGGCCGGGGCCGGATGGGTTCCGAGGTCTGCCGAGCGGTGGAAGCCGCCCCCGACCTGACGTTGGTCTCGGTCGTCGACGTCGGGGACCGGCGCGAGGACCTGGTCGACGCCGGTGTCCAGGTCGTCGTCGACTTCACCCATCCCGACGCGGTGCTCGACAACATCCACTTCTGCATCGAGCAGGGCATCCATGCCGTGGTCGGCACGAGCGGGCTCGATCAGCAGCGGTTGGACGCGATCCGGGACAGTCTGCGATCGCGGCCCGAACTGGGCGTGTTGATCGCACCGAACTTCGCGATCGGCGCGGTGTTGATGGGCAGGTTCGCCGAGATCGCGGCCCGACACTTCGAATCGGTCGAGGTCATCGAGCTGCACCACCCCAAGAAGGCGGACGCCCCCTCGGGGACGGCCGATCACACCGCTCGGGCGATCGCCGCCGCGCGGCGGGCGGCCGGGCTCGGCGCCGCACCGGATGCCACCACCAAGGAATCAGCAGGGGCGCGGGGTGCCGAGGTCGACGGGGTTCGAGTGCACTCGGTGCGGCTGGCGGGCCTGGTCGCGCACCAGGAGGTGCTCTTCGGCACGGAGGGCGAGACGCTGACGCTGCGACACGACTCGCTCGACCGGAAGTCGTTCATGCCCGGCGTGCTGCTGGCAGTACGCAAGGTGTCGACCGTGCCCGGGCTGACCGTGGGTATCGAAGGGCTGCTGGAGTTGTGA
- a CDS encoding M16 family metallopeptidase, which produces MVRRTVLPNGLRVVTERMPGLRSASVGMWVAAGSRDETGPEAGAAHYLEHLLFKGTRRRTAIQIAEEADAVGGELNAFTSKEHTCYYAHMLDEDLPLAVDLVCDVVFDALLTDHDVDVERGVVLEEIAIRDDDPEDLLHDAFSAALLADHSLGKPVLGTEDSIGAMTPELLRTFYRRSYTPPRMVLAVAGNVEHDEVLRLVDRALRGREHPLAAPAAPRRGRAEITQSRELVLHTDETEQAHLMLGMPGLDRHDGRRHVLGVLSAALGGGMSSRLFQEIRERRGLAYSVYSSDACYSDAGSLSVYAGCQPARLGEVAGVVRSVLAEVADGGLTDAEVARGRGQLRGGLVLGLEDSGSRMTRLGKRELNFGIQLGVDEQLRQIETVDAEAVAVLAADLLRRPISAAVVGPYAHVDELPVEVREVTR; this is translated from the coding sequence ATGGTGCGTCGCACGGTCCTGCCCAACGGCCTGCGGGTGGTCACCGAGCGGATGCCCGGACTGCGTTCCGCCTCCGTCGGGATGTGGGTCGCCGCAGGTTCCCGCGATGAGACGGGACCCGAGGCGGGTGCCGCCCACTACCTGGAACACCTGCTCTTCAAGGGCACCCGACGTCGCACGGCCATCCAGATCGCGGAGGAGGCCGACGCGGTCGGTGGCGAGCTGAACGCGTTCACCTCCAAGGAACACACCTGCTACTACGCCCACATGCTCGACGAGGACCTGCCACTGGCGGTGGATCTCGTCTGCGATGTGGTCTTCGACGCGCTGCTGACCGATCACGACGTCGACGTCGAACGGGGTGTCGTGCTCGAGGAGATCGCCATTCGGGACGACGATCCCGAGGATCTGCTCCACGATGCGTTCAGCGCAGCGCTGCTGGCCGATCACAGCCTCGGCAAGCCGGTGCTGGGCACCGAGGACTCCATCGGCGCCATGACCCCCGAGTTGTTGCGCACCTTCTATCGGCGCAGCTACACGCCGCCGAGGATGGTGCTGGCGGTCGCGGGCAACGTCGAGCACGACGAGGTGTTGCGCCTGGTCGATCGCGCGTTGCGCGGCCGCGAGCACCCGCTCGCCGCTCCCGCCGCGCCCCGTCGTGGCCGGGCCGAGATCACCCAGTCCCGTGAGCTGGTGCTGCATACCGACGAGACCGAGCAGGCGCACCTGATGCTCGGCATGCCGGGACTGGACCGACACGACGGTCGACGACACGTCCTCGGTGTGCTCAGCGCGGCGCTCGGCGGCGGCATGAGCTCCCGGCTCTTCCAGGAGATCCGGGAACGGCGCGGACTGGCCTACTCGGTGTACTCCTCGGACGCCTGCTACTCCGACGCGGGCAGCCTCTCGGTGTACGCGGGATGCCAGCCCGCCCGCCTCGGCGAGGTCGCCGGGGTGGTCCGCTCGGTGTTGGCCGAGGTCGCCGACGGTGGTCTCACCGACGCCGAGGTGGCCAGGGGGCGCGGTCAGCTTCGTGGCGGATTGGTCCTCGGCCTGGAGGACAGTGGATCCCGGATGACCCGACTGGGCAAGCGTGAGCTGAACTTCGGGATCCAGCTCGGGGTGGACGAGCAATTGCGCCAGATCGAGACCGTCGACGCCGAGGCGGTGGCCGTGCTGGCCGCCGACTTGCTGCGACGTCCGATCAGCGCCGCGGTCGTGGGCCCGTACGCTCACGTTGACGAACTGCCCGTCGAGGTGCGCGAGGTGACGAGATGA
- a CDS encoding polyribonucleotide nucleotidyltransferase, with translation MTDTDFTETTATIDNGRFGTRTVRFETGRFARQAAGSVAAYLDDETMLLSATTASKHPKEHFDFFPLTVDVEERMYAAGRIPGSFFRREGRPSTDAILTCRLIDRPLRPSFVEGLRNEVQVVVTVMSLKPGELYDVLAINAASASTQLSGLPFSGPVGGVRVALIEKQWVAFPTHEQLEGAVFDMVVAGRIVGDDVAIMMVEAEAPEHVLSLIEKDQPAPTEQIVAEGLEAAKPFLRALCEAQQQLAEAAAKETVTFPRFLAYEDDMFEAVERVATTELAEALTIAGKQERESRIDEVKARTLQEIGLGEGEAFHGRDKEVGAAFRSLTKKLVRSRVLRDKIRMDGRGLADIRSLSSEVSVIPRVHGSALFERGETQILGITTLNMLRLEQNLDTLAPETTKRYMHHYNFPPFSTGETGRVGSPKRREIGHGALAERALMPVLPSRSEFPYAIRQVSEALGSNGSTSMGSVCASTLSLLNAGVPLKAPVAGIAMGLVSDEVDGETRYVALTDILGAEDAYGDMDFKVAGTKDFVTALQLDTKLDGIPSEVLAQALRQAYDARVAILEVIAEAIDRPDEMSPFAPRVTSVKIPVDKIGEVIGPKGKMINSITEETGADISIEDDGTIYVGAVDGPSAEAAVDKINAIANPQLPKVGERFLGTVVKTAAFGAFVSLVPGRDGLVHISKLGGGKRIAKVEDVVKVGDKIRVEIADIDNRGKISLVPVADSENTENGAAPAEGAASGAQPAESTTA, from the coding sequence GTGACAGACACTGATTTCACCGAGACCACCGCGACCATCGACAACGGTCGCTTCGGTACTCGGACGGTCCGTTTCGAGACCGGCAGGTTCGCCCGCCAGGCGGCGGGAAGCGTCGCCGCCTACCTCGATGACGAGACCATGCTGCTCTCGGCGACCACCGCGTCCAAGCACCCGAAGGAGCACTTCGACTTCTTCCCGCTGACGGTGGACGTCGAGGAGCGGATGTACGCCGCGGGTCGCATCCCCGGTTCGTTCTTCCGTCGGGAGGGCCGCCCCTCCACCGACGCCATCCTGACCTGCAGGCTCATCGACCGGCCGCTGCGTCCCTCGTTCGTCGAGGGTCTGCGCAACGAGGTCCAGGTCGTCGTCACCGTGATGAGCCTCAAGCCGGGCGAGCTCTACGACGTGCTGGCGATCAACGCCGCATCGGCGTCCACCCAGCTCTCCGGCCTGCCCTTCTCGGGTCCGGTCGGCGGCGTCCGGGTCGCGCTGATCGAGAAGCAGTGGGTGGCCTTCCCCACCCACGAGCAGCTCGAGGGCGCTGTGTTCGACATGGTCGTCGCGGGCCGGATCGTCGGTGACGACGTCGCGATCATGATGGTCGAGGCCGAGGCGCCGGAGCACGTCCTCTCGCTCATCGAGAAGGACCAGCCCGCGCCGACCGAGCAGATCGTCGCCGAGGGTCTGGAAGCGGCCAAGCCGTTCCTGCGTGCGCTGTGCGAGGCCCAGCAGCAGCTGGCCGAGGCCGCCGCCAAGGAGACCGTGACCTTCCCGCGCTTCCTCGCCTACGAGGACGACATGTTCGAGGCCGTCGAGCGGGTGGCCACCACCGAGCTCGCCGAGGCGCTGACCATCGCGGGCAAGCAGGAGCGCGAGTCGCGCATCGACGAGGTCAAGGCGCGCACGCTCCAGGAGATCGGTCTCGGCGAGGGCGAGGCCTTCCACGGACGGGACAAGGAGGTCGGCGCGGCGTTCCGCTCGTTGACCAAGAAGCTCGTCCGCAGCAGGGTCCTCCGCGACAAGATCCGGATGGACGGCCGAGGACTGGCCGACATCCGAAGCCTGTCCTCCGAGGTCTCGGTGATCCCCCGGGTGCACGGCTCGGCGTTGTTCGAGCGGGGCGAGACTCAGATCCTGGGCATCACCACGCTGAACATGCTGCGTCTCGAGCAGAACCTCGACACGCTCGCGCCGGAGACCACCAAGCGCTACATGCACCACTACAACTTCCCGCCCTTCTCCACGGGTGAGACCGGCCGCGTCGGCTCGCCCAAGCGGCGGGAGATCGGCCATGGTGCGCTCGCCGAGCGTGCCCTGATGCCCGTGCTGCCCTCGCGTTCGGAGTTCCCCTACGCGATCCGGCAGGTCTCCGAGGCGCTGGGCTCCAACGGCTCCACCTCGATGGGCTCGGTCTGTGCCTCGACGCTGTCGCTGCTCAACGCCGGTGTGCCGCTGAAGGCGCCGGTCGCGGGTATCGCGATGGGCCTCGTCTCCGACGAGGTCGACGGCGAGACGCGCTACGTCGCGCTGACCGACATCCTCGGCGCCGAGGACGCCTACGGCGACATGGACTTCAAGGTCGCAGGCACCAAGGACTTCGTGACGGCGTTGCAGCTGGACACGAAGCTCGACGGAATCCCCTCCGAGGTGCTCGCGCAGGCGCTGCGGCAGGCCTACGACGCCCGCGTCGCCATCCTCGAGGTCATCGCCGAGGCCATCGACCGCCCCGACGAGATGAGCCCCTTCGCCCCCCGGGTCACCAGCGTGAAGATCCCGGTGGACAAGATCGGCGAGGTCATCGGCCCGAAGGGCAAGATGATCAACTCGATCACCGAGGAGACCGGCGCGGACATCTCGATCGAGGACGACGGCACGATCTACGTCGGCGCCGTCGACGGTCCCTCGGCCGAGGCCGCGGTGGACAAGATCAACGCCATCGCCAACCCGCAGCTGCCCAAGGTCGGGGAGCGGTTCCTCGGCACGGTGGTCAAGACGGCCGCCTTCGGTGCCTTCGTCTCGCTGGTGCCCGGCCGTGACGGTCTGGTGCACATCTCCAAGCTCGGCGGCGGCAAGCGCATCGCCAAGGTGGAGGACGTCGTCAAGGTTGGCGACAAGATCCGCGTGGAGATCGCCGACATCGACAACCGGGGCAAGATCAGCCTGGTGCCGGTGGCCGACTCGGAGAACACCGAGAACGGTGCCGCACCGGCCGAGGGCGCCGCTTCGGGCGCCCAGCCTGCGGAGTCCACGACGGCGTGA
- the rpsO gene encoding 30S ribosomal protein S15: MALSTAEKKQVLAEYGVHESDTGSPEAQVAMLTKRITGLTEHLKQHKHDHHSRRGLLLLVGRRRRLLNYLTKVDIARYRSLISRLGLRR; the protein is encoded by the coding sequence GTGGCACTGTCCACTGCCGAGAAGAAGCAGGTCCTCGCCGAGTACGGCGTGCACGAGTCCGACACGGGCTCCCCGGAGGCTCAGGTCGCGATGCTGACCAAGCGCATCACCGGCCTCACCGAGCACCTGAAGCAGCACAAGCACGACCACCACTCGCGTCGCGGCCTGTTGCTGCTGGTCGGTCGCCGTCGTCGACTGCTCAACTACCTTACGAAGGTCGACATCGCGCGTTACCGTTCATTGATCAGCAGGCTCGGCCTGCGTCGTTGA
- a CDS encoding molybdopterin oxidoreductase family protein yields the protein MSQATAEVGTHCPYCALQCAMTATPAGASVAVTPREFPTNRGGLCQKGWTSAVPLTSPGRLRTPLARPRRDAPLQPVSWSTALDRIAAELRRLRVDHGPDAVGVFGGGGITNEKAYLLGKFARVALGTSQIDYNGRFCMSSAAAAGNRAFGLDRGLPFPVTDLDEADAVLLVGANPAETMPPFMGHLRPVAERGGLIVIDPRRTPTAEQAALHLQPTPGTDLALALGLLHAAVSEGLVDQEYVAARTTGLAEAWRVAAGWWPERVERVTGVAAADQHRAARLLGGAERAYVLTARGTEQHANGSAMVSAWINLALALGLPGMPGSGYGCLTGQGNGQGGREHGQKADQLPGYRRLDDPVARAQVAEVWGVDPAELPGPGRSAYELLDALGRPDGPRALLVFGSNPVVSAPRAAHVQQRLAALDLLVVADVVLSDTASVADVVLPVTQWAEEDGTMTNLEGRVLLRRKALDPPPEVRGDLDILHGLAVRLGQPAHRFPVEPAEVFEELRAASAGGPADYSGISYARLRAGEALYWPVPAPEHPGTPRMFLDAFAHPDGRARFVPVDHRGAAEPTDAEFPLVLTTGRVLAQYQSGAQTRLIPELNAAAGEAHVEVHPDTATRAGLSDGMLARVRSRRGEMLARVRCIASMQLDVVFLPFHFAETQRANLLTNPVLDPVSRMPDFKVCAARLDAASAPSEGEFE from the coding sequence ATGTCCCAGGCCACCGCCGAGGTCGGCACCCACTGTCCCTACTGCGCACTGCAGTGCGCGATGACGGCGACGCCCGCCGGTGCCTCGGTCGCCGTCACGCCGAGGGAGTTCCCGACGAACCGGGGTGGGCTCTGCCAGAAGGGCTGGACCTCGGCGGTCCCGCTCACCTCGCCGGGCCGGTTGCGCACGCCGCTGGCCAGGCCGAGACGGGATGCCCCGTTGCAACCGGTGAGCTGGTCGACGGCGCTGGACCGGATCGCGGCCGAGCTGCGGCGATTGCGTGTCGACCACGGCCCCGACGCGGTCGGGGTGTTCGGCGGCGGCGGGATCACCAACGAGAAGGCCTATCTACTGGGCAAGTTCGCCAGGGTGGCGTTGGGCACCTCGCAGATCGACTACAACGGCCGCTTCTGCATGTCCTCGGCGGCCGCTGCGGGCAATCGAGCGTTCGGGCTGGACCGAGGGTTGCCGTTTCCGGTCACCGACCTCGACGAGGCCGACGCGGTGCTGCTGGTCGGCGCCAACCCCGCCGAGACGATGCCGCCGTTCATGGGTCACCTGCGTCCGGTGGCCGAACGCGGCGGTCTGATCGTCATCGACCCGCGCCGGACTCCCACGGCCGAGCAGGCCGCACTGCATCTCCAGCCGACTCCGGGCACCGATCTGGCCTTGGCCCTGGGGCTGCTGCACGCGGCGGTGTCAGAGGGGCTGGTCGACCAGGAATACGTGGCCGCCAGAACCACGGGCCTGGCCGAGGCCTGGCGAGTGGCCGCGGGCTGGTGGCCGGAGCGGGTCGAACGCGTCACCGGGGTGGCCGCCGCGGATCAACATCGGGCGGCCAGGCTTCTCGGCGGCGCCGAACGGGCCTACGTGCTGACCGCAAGGGGCACCGAGCAGCACGCGAACGGCTCGGCCATGGTCTCGGCGTGGATCAACCTGGCCTTGGCGCTGGGACTGCCCGGTATGCCCGGCTCGGGGTACGGCTGTCTCACCGGCCAGGGCAACGGTCAAGGTGGTCGGGAACACGGCCAGAAGGCCGATCAGCTGCCCGGCTACCGCCGGTTGGACGACCCGGTCGCCCGCGCCCAGGTGGCAGAGGTGTGGGGAGTGGATCCGGCGGAGTTACCCGGCCCCGGTCGCTCGGCCTACGAGTTGCTCGATGCGCTCGGCCGACCGGACGGCCCCCGAGCGCTGCTGGTCTTCGGGAGCAACCCCGTGGTGTCGGCGCCGCGCGCCGCCCACGTCCAACAGCGGCTGGCCGCACTCGATCTGCTCGTGGTGGCCGACGTGGTCCTCTCCGACACCGCCTCGGTGGCCGACGTCGTGTTGCCGGTGACGCAGTGGGCGGAGGAGGACGGCACGATGACCAACCTGGAGGGCCGGGTCCTGCTGCGGCGCAAGGCGCTGGACCCACCGCCGGAGGTACGTGGCGACCTGGACATCCTGCACGGTCTCGCGGTCCGGCTCGGACAGCCCGCCCACCGATTCCCGGTGGAGCCCGCCGAGGTGTTCGAGGAACTGCGCGCCGCCTCGGCAGGCGGGCCCGCCGACTATTCGGGAATCAGTTATGCCCGGCTGCGGGCCGGTGAGGCGTTGTACTGGCCGGTGCCCGCCCCGGAGCATCCGGGGACGCCTCGGATGTTCCTCGACGCCTTCGCCCACCCGGACGGCCGCGCCCGCTTCGTGCCCGTGGACCATCGGGGCGCCGCCGAGCCCACCGACGCCGAGTTCCCGCTGGTGTTGACCACCGGCCGCGTCCTGGCGCAATACCAGTCCGGTGCCCAGACCCGGTTGATCCCGGAGCTCAACGCGGCGGCGGGCGAGGCCCACGTCGAGGTGCATCCGGATACCGCGACACGGGCCGGACTGTCCGACGGGATGCTGGCACGGGTCCGGTCCCGGCGCGGCGAGATGCTGGCGCGGGTGCGCTGCATCGCGTCGATGCAGCTGGACGTGGTCTTCCTTCCCTTCCATTTCGCCGAGACCCAACGTGCCAATCTGCTCACCAATCCGGTGCTCGATCCGGTGAGCCGCATGCCCGATTTCAAGGTCTGCGCGGCTCGTCTCGATGCCGCCTCCGCCCCAAGCGAGGGAGAGTTCGAATGA
- a CDS encoding FAD-dependent oxidoreductase codes for MSRRQVVLVGYGMAGARLAEEIRRRDPAGDRVALTVIGEEPHPAYNRVLLSSVVAGSLPADAVLLQDEDWALRNLVDLRRGTRVTAIERSAARIRLDDGGSVPYDDLVLATGSSAWLPELPGLRGADGGLGDGVVPFRTLEDCARITAGVRAGGPMAVLGGGLLGLEAARGLAGRGVEVTVVHPDSQLMQRQLDADASRVLVRTLDGLGVRFRLGVPAVAHRPGVGLLLADGTTVPAELTVVATGVRPSVGLAREAGLAVDRGVLIDDLLRTDDPRIAALGDCAQHPGGLAGQVQSAWEQAPVLADLLTGADPSARYTGTTTVTRLKARDVDLAALGEVHVPVDSPDSEVLCLQDPVRGRYAKLVLRDERIAGAILLGAPDAAATITRLFDRQARVPEDRLALLLGRALPAENGGEHGIDGVVCRCNSVRRDQLVQAWESGARSVPDIADQTRATTGCGGCREDVCSVLSWLSDREPATTSAGVG; via the coding sequence ATGAGTCGTCGTCAGGTGGTGCTGGTCGGCTACGGGATGGCCGGGGCGCGACTGGCCGAGGAGATCCGCAGGCGTGATCCGGCGGGCGACCGGGTCGCGTTGACCGTCATCGGCGAGGAACCGCATCCCGCCTACAACCGGGTGCTGCTCTCGAGCGTGGTGGCGGGCTCGTTACCCGCCGACGCGGTGCTGCTGCAGGACGAGGACTGGGCCCTGCGCAACCTGGTCGACCTGCGGCGCGGTACCCGGGTGACGGCCATCGAACGCAGCGCGGCGCGAATCCGTCTCGATGACGGCGGCAGTGTCCCCTACGACGACCTGGTGTTGGCCACCGGCAGCAGCGCCTGGCTGCCCGAGCTGCCGGGACTACGCGGCGCCGACGGTGGTCTCGGCGACGGCGTGGTGCCGTTTCGCACCCTGGAGGACTGTGCGCGGATCACGGCGGGTGTCCGGGCCGGTGGTCCGATGGCCGTGCTCGGCGGCGGACTGTTGGGTTTGGAGGCCGCCAGAGGATTGGCGGGCCGAGGCGTCGAGGTGACCGTGGTCCACCCCGACTCCCAGCTCATGCAGCGACAGTTGGACGCCGACGCCAGCCGGGTACTGGTCAGAACACTCGACGGGTTGGGCGTCCGGTTCCGACTCGGAGTGCCTGCGGTGGCGCATCGTCCGGGGGTCGGACTACTGCTGGCCGACGGCACGACGGTGCCCGCCGAGCTCACGGTGGTCGCCACCGGGGTTCGACCGTCGGTGGGTCTGGCCCGGGAGGCCGGGTTGGCGGTGGATCGGGGCGTCCTGATCGACGATCTGCTGCGCACCGACGATCCTCGGATCGCGGCCCTGGGTGACTGCGCTCAGCATCCCGGCGGCCTGGCGGGCCAGGTGCAGTCGGCCTGGGAACAGGCGCCGGTGTTGGCCGATCTGCTGACCGGTGCGGATCCGAGCGCCCGATACACCGGCACGACGACGGTGACCCGGCTCAAGGCCCGCGATGTCGATCTGGCCGCGCTCGGCGAGGTCCACGTGCCGGTGGACTCCCCCGATTCCGAGGTGCTGTGTCTTCAAGATCCGGTGCGGGGCCGCTACGCGAAGCTGGTGTTGCGCGACGAACGCATCGCGGGGGCCATCCTGCTGGGTGCCCCGGACGCCGCCGCGACCATCACGAGGCTCTTCGATCGGCAGGCCAGGGTTCCCGAGGATCGACTCGCGCTGCTGTTGGGCCGCGCGTTGCCCGCCGAGAACGGCGGCGAGCACGGCATCGACGGCGTGGTGTGTCGGTGCAACTCGGTGCGGCGCGACCAGTTGGTGCAGGCGTGGGAGTCGGGTGCGCGATCGGTGCCCGACATCGCCGATCAGACCAGGGCCACCACCGGCTGCGGCGGCTGCCGCGAGGACGTGTGCTCGGTGCTGAGTTGGCTGTCGGACCGCGAGCCTGCCACGACCTCGGCAGGCGTCGGCTGA
- a CDS encoding MFS transporter, with product MSVMAERGRRGRRWIEHWDPEDPEFWTRTGARVARRNLIFSIFAEHLGFALWSIWSVVVVALPSAGFTFSVDQLFWLVAVPNLLGSALRLPYTFAVPRFGGRNWTAVSALLLLLPVALLVLCVSNPETPFWMFLIAAATAGVGGGNFASSMANISFFYPEARKGFALGLNAAGGNLGVALMQLIIPVVISLGTGVNLAWAGLFYLPFVVAAAICALLYMDNLVEAKSDFRAQIMAARRGHTWVMSFLYIGTFGSFIGFSAALPLLISTQFPAVAGSYFAWIGAAVGSLARPFGGWLADRFGGARVTAWTFLAMGLAALAVVGGLNSGRFEWFLGAFLLLFVTSGIGNGSTYRMIPAIFSARARQEESEGVDRSVAAPRAKREAAAAIGIASAVGAFGGFFVNRGFAVSIAGSGGIESALYGFIVFYGLCLAVTWWCYLRRSVLVSRVPSLAAARV from the coding sequence ATGAGTGTGATGGCGGAACGCGGGCGACGGGGTCGTCGTTGGATCGAGCACTGGGATCCCGAGGACCCCGAGTTCTGGACGCGCACGGGCGCCCGGGTGGCCAGGCGGAACCTGATCTTCTCCATCTTCGCCGAGCACCTGGGCTTCGCGTTGTGGTCGATCTGGAGCGTGGTCGTGGTCGCGCTGCCGTCGGCGGGCTTCACCTTCTCGGTGGATCAGCTCTTCTGGCTGGTGGCGGTGCCGAACCTGCTGGGCTCGGCGCTGCGGCTGCCTTACACCTTCGCGGTCCCCCGGTTCGGCGGCCGGAACTGGACGGCGGTGAGCGCACTGTTACTGCTGCTCCCGGTGGCCCTGTTGGTGCTCTGTGTGTCGAACCCGGAGACGCCGTTCTGGATGTTCCTGATCGCGGCAGCGACCGCGGGCGTGGGCGGCGGCAACTTCGCCAGCAGCATGGCCAACATCAGCTTCTTCTATCCGGAGGCCCGCAAGGGCTTCGCGCTCGGTCTCAACGCGGCGGGCGGGAATCTGGGTGTCGCGCTGATGCAGCTGATCATCCCGGTGGTGATCTCGCTGGGCACCGGGGTGAATCTCGCCTGGGCCGGGCTGTTCTACCTGCCTTTCGTGGTGGCGGCGGCGATCTGTGCGCTGTTGTACATGGACAACCTCGTCGAGGCGAAGTCGGATTTCCGGGCGCAGATCATGGCCGCGCGGCGCGGGCACACCTGGGTGATGTCCTTCCTCTACATCGGCACCTTCGGATCGTTCATCGGTTTCTCCGCCGCGCTGCCGCTGTTGATCTCCACCCAGTTCCCAGCCGTCGCGGGCTCGTACTTCGCGTGGATCGGTGCCGCGGTGGGATCGCTGGCCCGTCCGTTCGGCGGTTGGCTGGCCGACCGGTTCGGCGGTGCGCGGGTCACGGCGTGGACGTTCCTCGCGATGGGCCTCGCGGCGTTGGCGGTGGTCGGCGGTTTGAACAGCGGGCGATTCGAGTGGTTCCTCGGCGCGTTCCTGCTGCTGTTCGTCACCAGCGGCATCGGCAACGGCTCCACCTACCGGATGATCCCGGCGATCTTCAGTGCACGAGCCCGACAGGAGGAGTCCGAGGGCGTCGATCGTTCGGTGGCCGCCCCGCGTGCCAAACGGGAGGCGGCCGCGGCGATCGGCATCGCCTCGGCCGTCGGCGCGTTCGGCGGGTTCTTCGTCAACCGGGGCTTCGCCGTGTCGATCGCGGGCAGTGGCGGGATCGAGTCCGCGCTCTACGGCTTCATCGTCTTCTACGGACTGTGTCTCGCCGTCACCTGGTGGTGCTATCTGCGCCGGAGCGTCCTGGTCTCGCGGGTACCGAGTCTGGCGGCCGCGCGGGTCTGA